CAATCCATTCAATTCATACAATTTCTAATTCAAATCAATCACAAAACTTCATTTCATACCAAATCAAACCACTGAATCATATTCAATCAATGCACTGTTCAAACATGGTATTGTACAACCTACTACTTCaaacaaaataactgaaatttaaagactgaaatttaaataactgaaaCATAAAGCATAAACTAAATAAACTGCTAAAAataaactgttcaaaatgcaaAAAGATAAAGATCCTGTCAATCCTTCTGTGGGTGATCCTCTGCATGCTCATTAAGATCCAACACTGGAGCAGCTGGTGGATCCTGTGAAATAGGCTACTCTTGCTCCAATGCTGGTGTGGATGGCAGAGTATCCTCAGAGATAGGTGCAGGGGATAGTTCTGGAATAAGCTCTAGTGAAGGTACTTCCTCCTGAGCCATAACTGAATCATAAGCAAATGAAAAGGGCTCAAGAGAAGTAAGCTCATCCTCCACTGCTGGTTTATGCACCTCTGTGGGCTCAAGCTCTTGGGTTGCGGAGGTCCCACCCCCTCCAGAAAGAGAAGGCCGGAATCCTGGCCAAGCCACCTGAGTGTGAAAGTCTTCCATGCTCATGATAGATGGTAGGCCCAAGCTCTGGAAGCTCTGCTTAATAATGATATACCCTTGGTGTAGGCTTTGCATCATGGCATGTAGCATCTCTGGTGTAAAAGAAAAATCTGATGGTCCAGAAGTAAAAGGAGCTAAAACTGGTAGCTGAGCTGCTGATGGAGCAGAAGTAGCTGGGGTAGAAGAAACTGGTGCTAATGTGGAAGGAGCTGATGTGGTAGGGGGAACCTCAGAAGATGGGAGAGTCTTAGATTTCTTCTCCTTGGCCTTCCTAGGCCCTCTGAAAGTCACTATTAGATCATcaagattccaacagttcttttTCACATATGCCAAATTAATAGCGGGGCTAAGACTCTCCAGCATCCTAGAATCAGAAGTGACTCCTCTAGCTTTACATAAAACAATGATTAAGGCTAGAAACCCAAGCCTAGAGGAGTCGTGCTGGGCGATCATAGAGATCTGATGAGAAATTAAGTAGCCCACATTCATGTCCATCCTGTGAACTATTCCATAAATCAACTTGGCCTTATCCAGAGTGATATCTGATGTGTGTGAGGTAGGGACCAAGTTTGATAAAGAAAGCATGCTCCAAGTCTGATCAATGGTATTTAGGTTCTTTCTGAGGATCTTCAATGGCAAGCCATCAGCATTAAGCTGAAATCCCCTCCCTAGGATACAGAGCTTGGCTTCCAATTCCTAAGGATTAGGCCTCAGGAGTGCGAACCTGGAATAAACTGATAGTGTTTCCCTTTCCTCAATGATCACAGGGGTCTTTAAGAATGTGTTGAGGGCATCTTCATCAAACTTCACTAGATGACCTCTGACCCTCACCTATTTTGGTGATTTATCCTCTGGATCATAGAGGTTAGcataaaattcttttacaatGGCAACATCAATGCTGCCTTCTACAAAGCTGGTCAACTCTTCATGCCAATTTCTTCTCTCAAGCTCTTCTTTGAAATCATCGAACTCAGTGTGGTATATCACCACATTTCTTTCTAGAAGTATCTTTTTAGGCACCACTATGTTTGTGTACCTTTCCCAAGCCTCTGGAGAAGTGAACCTTGATCTGTCATATCAGACCTGGGAAGGTGTGGCAGgtgcctttctcttctttgatgccATCTGAAAGAAATACGATCAAACCACAAGGTTAAACAGGATTATTCTcatcaaaaacagaaaaataaaattgaaaactagactgggcgcttagcgcaacatGCTGGGCTTAGCGCACCTTATGCAAATttactcatgggctaagcgcgacAGACATGCGCTTAGCCTAAAGATGCAGAAAATGTTTTTCTGTAGATTAGGCTTAGTGCAACATGCTGGGCTTAGCCTAAATCTACAATTTTTAGAATAGTAGAGGACTTAAGCTTAGTGTAGTAAGGCACACTTAGCTCAGCCTCACCTGACACTCAGGCTTAGCACACAGGGCGCGCTTAGCATGATTACAAAAGCTTAAAAATAGTAAGAGAGTTGAGCTTAGCGCAGCAGGGCGCGCTTAGCTCAGCCTCCATGAACATAACAAGGGCTTAGCATAGCAGGCTGTGCTTAGCCTTATTCAAAGGTTGAAAAGTAGAAGCAAAGTGGCACTTAGCCTAACAGGTCAGGCTTAGTGCTgatccaaatttttttttaaaaaaattctaagtgtCTGAAACACTAGTGATGCTTAGCGCACAGACATGCTTAGTGTACTCATCGTTTATGTTCATTAGCAGGGAtgaatgcgcttagcgcgacatggtCGGCTTAACGCGATCATCTGGAGATCCAAAAACAATTTCAGCTGTGATGAACAGGCTAAGCGCAACAGGCAtgcttagcgcgttcatcgcGATTTCCAACAGAAACACAGGCGTCCTCACTCCTTTTACAAGCATTGCCCCTATTGTGTTCTAAAACCTAACTAAACCCTACAttgtaaaccctaaacctaaataCACTAACCTTGTGCTAAGCCCCTTTTACAAACATGACATTTGAGTTTAAGGCCCATGCGCTTAGCCTaacctcgcgctaagcccaacttgaagtttCAAATTCCAGAGAGGATCTGGGGCTTAGTGCCATAGGTTGCGCTTAACGCTTTCTgcaacacaatttttctgcaatatgtgcttagcctgagatgtaaggcttagcgcacaatcaagcttcaacttacagagagtagttcaggcttagcgcaacaagcgcgctaagcgcacttcCAAGCATTTCAAAACAATAAGGGATTGGTGCTTAGCGCAACCTGCTGCTAAGCCCAACTTGTGAAAGTTCAAATCCAGAATGGATATGGGGCTTAGCTCAGGATAGCGCACTTAGCACTGGTGCAATAGATTTTTCTAGAGAAGGAGTGGCGCTTAGCGCACCATCTCTGCTAAGCCCACTGCTTGAAGTTCAATTCCagtgaagatgttgggcttagcACAGTGATGTGCGCTTAGCTGAACTATTCAACCAACTAGCCAGGGGTCTAAGCACTTAGCACGAGCAAGCTCAGGCTTAGCGCGTGAAGAcatggcgcttagcgcaagggttgcgcttagcggatggacAATTGAAAAATTTTTCTAAGTCTTTTATGTCCATCTCTTCACATAGGCTTAAAAACCCCCTTGTTCACTACTAAACAAGCtgaaaaattaatcacaatcgCAAGTAACTatcctaactacatgcaagagatacagaatgaaaaagagaaaagggaaagaaaagctaggttgcctcccagtaagcactcttttaatgtcattagcttgacacATCTTCCTGTTATCTAGGGTCCAACAAGGTTCCTACTTCCAGAACCTTTTTCTCAGGTCTCCTCTCCTCCATCACATGAACCTTCAAACAGACATTTCGGTTAGGTGGATCTTTATCTTCATGGAACTGGTCAAAGTTGATTTTCTGATCTTTTATGCCCATTTGCAGCATCTTCTTTCCCATGTCTACCATGCAGCTTGCGGTAGACATGAATGGGTGTCCAAGAATAAGATGAATGTCAGAGTCCTCTTCTATATCCATCACCAtgaaatcaacaggaaaaattaGATACTTGACCTTCACCAAGACGTCTTCAATCACTCTATATGGCCTTGTGATGGAGTGATCAGCTAAATGGAGAGTCATGCATGTGGGCACTATCTATAGCTCTCCAAGTCGCCGGCACATGGAGAGAGAcattaaattgatactagctcccaagtctatgagagctttaCCCACCACAACCTCGCCAATGGAACACAGTATAGTGACACttccaggatctttgtgctttggGGGAAGGATGCATTGAATGACTGCACTACAGTTACCTTCCACTACAATAGTATCACTATGTATGTACCAGTTCTTCTTGGTCAACATGTCTcttaaaaatttggcatagaggggcatttgTTGGAGAGCTTCTCTAAAAGGCaaagtaatttccagtttcttgaagatgTCAAGAAATTTGGGCAAGTGTCGCTCTTtatccttcttggaaggtaccaatggatatggtacttccttgCCTTCAACTAAAgtaatctctctctttttctctcttgtagcctcactcttgcccttctttttctcctcaaccttctctttttctttttcatttttctaatttttttctttttctacttctttttccttttctttttcttgttcttccttCATCTTTATTCCTTCTTGGCTATCTTTTATTTGGGTCTCTCTCTCCTAgtcatcttcatcttccaaaATCTCCTCAAGTTCAGCAAAGTAAAAAATGGGTTCAAGTGTCGGCTCAGCTGCCAGTTGTTGTATATGTTCCTCCACCTTCTTCTCAGCTTTTCCTTCATCAACATGGGTTTCCATTCTGCTTCTTGTCATGACAGCTTTACATTCCTCCTTCGGATTTTTCTCAGTGTTAGCACTAAAGCTGCTTGACGGCCTATCTGCCAACTGTTGTTTATATCCCTCCACCTTCTCTTCAGCTTTACCTTCATCAGCCTGAATTGCCATTCTGCTCCTTGTCATTATAGCTTTACATTCTTCCTTCAGATTCTTCTCATTATTTGCAGTAAAGCTGCTTGACGGCCTATTCGCCAATTGCTTTGCAAGCTAGCCCACTTGGACCTCCCGATTCTTAATGGCGGACTCCGAGCTCTTCTGGTTAGACATTgaaacctgcataaactgagctagagtctcttccaaCTTCGTGGTATGCTCATAGAGACTAGGCACTTGCTGCTGAGGCCTATTGGACGGTCCACCCTGGTCTCTGTTGAATTGATTGCCAGGGTGGTTCTGCCATTGTCTCTGTTGTTGGTATTGCTGGCCATTTTGGAATCCGGTAAATCCTCCttcattaaaagtatttttgggctgattCCCCATGTAGTTGAATAATTGGTTCTTCACTAGGGATACAACATCCAGAGTCATGAGCTCCACCACGGATTGTACATCCTGCAACCTACAAAATAGAAGATTGTGAAGTTTGTGCAGAATGAAGCtaagttggcaacttacttagtgtcTCGGTTAATGCCTCCAGTTGCTTAGATAGCAACTTGTTCTACACCAACAATGAATcctgtgatgtaagctccaatAAGCTCTTCTTGGTTGGGATGTGGGCTCTATCTCTTAAGATGGCAATATCACTAGCAGCCATGTTTTCAATAAGGTCCATTGCTTCTTCAAGAGTCTTCATCTTGATTTTACCCCCAGCTGAAGCATCAAGAAGCTGCTTAGATTGTGGTCTTAACCCATCTATAAAGATATTGAGTTGCATCAGTTCTGAAAAACTGTGAGTGGGAGTTTTTCTTAACAAGCCTCTGAATCTTTCTAGGGCCTCACTCAATGATTCATCTGGAAATTGGTGGAAGAAAGAGATGACGGCTTTACCTTCTGCAGTCTTCGACTCagggaaatatttctttaaaaacttaTCTACAACTTCATCCCAGGTCATCAGACTGTTCCCTTTAAAAgaatgaagccacctcttagcttctccTAATAGTGAAAACGAAAACAAACTCGATCTGATTGCATCTTCCGGCACACCAGCCAGCCGAATggtattgcatatttcaatgtaaGTGGCCAGGTGTGCGTATGGGTCTTCATTTAGTAGACCATGAAACAGAT
This region of Glycine soja cultivar W05 chromosome 17, ASM419377v2, whole genome shotgun sequence genomic DNA includes:
- the LOC114391571 gene encoding uncharacterized protein LOC114391571, translated to MSRFQSLFKPELSELGIAWPEVQAQTITYPPSLIQLIQNNLFHGLLNEDPYAHLATYIEICNTIRLAGVPEDAIRSSLFSFSLLGEAKRWLHSFKGNSLMTWDEVVDKFLKKYFPESKTAEGKAVISFFHQFPDESLSEALERFRGLLRKTPTHSFSELMQLNIFIDGLRPQSKQLLDASAGGKIKMKTLEEAMDLIENMAASDIAILRDRAHIPTKKSLLELTSQDSLLQDVQSVVELMTLDVVSLVKNQLFNYMGNQPKNTFNEGGFTGFQNGQQYQQQRQWQNHPGNQFNRDQGGPSNRPQQQVPSLYEHTTKLEETLAQFMQVSMSNQKSSESAIKNREVQVG